In a genomic window of Vibrio marisflavi CECT 7928:
- a CDS encoding substrate-binding periplasmic protein, whose amino-acid sequence MTRTLILLFILLVSSFSTIAGKKAVKLCYEDVEIKPYFLGTEQIPDKPGYVVDLIKHAVNTAGAKLVLIRQPWKRCILNVTRGEVDGLFAIIKTPEREKWAEFPSQKQVDSYLIKIAYPIYVRRGRQLSWNGNQFTGVKFGIAAPAGYVARKLLVEEGIYPKDGTNLDLARGLKMVAMGRLDGYVVNKSTGDKTLKELGLENSITTLPIPFMYSYLHLAYSKPFFSTNKACAEQVWNQIAVIRNEYGDKMLSSYQMGSKAVHVESEEPSSEACSGD is encoded by the coding sequence ATGACGCGAACTCTAATACTGTTGTTTATATTGTTAGTTAGTTCTTTTTCTACCATTGCGGGGAAAAAGGCGGTAAAACTTTGCTATGAAGATGTTGAGATAAAACCTTATTTTTTGGGTACTGAGCAGATACCAGATAAGCCGGGTTATGTTGTTGACCTTATAAAACACGCTGTGAATACCGCTGGTGCAAAACTGGTTTTAATTCGCCAGCCATGGAAACGCTGCATTCTAAATGTGACACGTGGAGAAGTGGATGGGTTATTTGCGATCATTAAGACGCCTGAGCGTGAAAAGTGGGCTGAATTCCCAAGTCAAAAGCAAGTAGATTCCTACCTCATAAAGATAGCCTATCCCATATACGTCAGGCGTGGCCGCCAGTTAAGTTGGAATGGCAATCAATTCACGGGGGTAAAATTTGGCATTGCTGCTCCCGCAGGTTATGTCGCAAGAAAGTTGTTAGTGGAGGAAGGAATTTATCCTAAGGACGGCACTAACCTTGACTTGGCTCGGGGTCTTAAAATGGTCGCAATGGGTCGCTTAGATGGCTATGTGGTGAATAAAAGTACTGGAGACAAAACACTAAAAGAATTAGGTTTAGAAAATAGCATCACCACGTTACCCATTCCCTTTATGTATAGTTACTTGCACTTGGCTTACTCCAAGCCGTTTTTCAGTACTAACAAGGCATGTGCCGAACAAGTATGGAATCAAATCGCAGTCATTCGCAATGAGTATGGAGATAAGATGTTGAGTAGCTATCAAATGGGGTCTAAAGCGGTACATGTAGAGTCAGAAGAGCCGAGTAGCGAAGCGTGTAGTGGTGATTGA
- a CDS encoding substrate-binding periplasmic protein, with amino-acid sequence MNILYLRKLRAFLFFALLSLTTFSSHSQNFTVMTEDFPPFGYYDKNGKLVGAAVEIVQLLLVKMNHPDKIQVLPWSRAIRTLEIEPNHMLFAMAKTPEREPKFKWLGPILYDDIFLYQLSSDSSEYNNIEQAKKAKYIVVTRGFPEEKILEQLGFKNIHTAHTPSQALSMLMSGRVTMIASGSIAITPLLQRSNYPLNALKETKVKLFSTGIYIGLSKSTPDEIVQDWQIGLNEIKKSESYQNIMSKYFSLP; translated from the coding sequence GTGAATATTCTCTACTTACGCAAACTAAGGGCTTTTCTTTTCTTCGCGTTGTTAAGCCTAACAACGTTTAGTAGTCATAGCCAAAATTTTACGGTGATGACCGAAGACTTTCCTCCCTTTGGTTATTACGATAAAAATGGAAAACTCGTAGGTGCGGCTGTAGAGATTGTTCAGCTTCTGTTAGTCAAAATGAATCACCCAGACAAAATTCAAGTTTTGCCTTGGTCCCGAGCAATTAGAACGTTAGAGATAGAGCCTAACCACATGCTATTTGCAATGGCTAAAACACCAGAAAGAGAGCCTAAGTTTAAATGGTTAGGCCCCATTCTTTATGATGATATCTTCTTATATCAACTATCCAGTGACTCAAGCGAATACAACAATATTGAACAAGCAAAGAAGGCAAAATACATAGTTGTGACGCGGGGGTTTCCTGAAGAAAAAATCCTTGAACAACTCGGGTTTAAAAACATCCACACCGCACACACACCGAGCCAAGCACTCAGCATGCTAATGTCAGGTAGAGTGACTATGATCGCATCAGGCTCAATAGCCATAACGCCTCTGCTACAGCGTTCAAACTACCCATTGAACGCTTTGAAAGAAACCAAAGTAAAACTCTTTAGCACTGGTATATACATTGGACTATCTAAAAGTACACCAGACGAAATAGTGCAAGATTGGCAGATTGGGTTAAATGAGATTAAAAAGTCTGAAAGTTATCAAAACATAATGTCGAAGTATTTTAGCCTCCCCTAA
- the ebgR gene encoding transcriptional regulator EbgR has protein sequence MATLKDIATKAGVSLATVSRVLNDDPTLSVKESTKHRILEVAEQLEYIASSTKKSVPASSRKLSFVAIYHYELTAEVNDPYYLSIRHGIETQCDKLGVSLVNCYEGKIEKTLADVDGVLLIGRNNEEVIERAKQLTNNICFIDCSDPKGKFDSVDIDLTKISREVTDYFIEQGYNRIGFIGGQDTPDIADIREKAFVEYGLLKNVVNPNDIYRGEFSSASGYQLATEMLKESSHPQALFIASDSIAIGVLRAIHEHSLQVPKDIALISVNDIPTAKFTFPSLSTVRIHSEMMGIQGVNLLLEKDRDGRELPIKVFVPSELILRDSTL, from the coding sequence ATGGCAACACTCAAAGACATCGCGACAAAAGCAGGCGTTTCACTGGCGACAGTATCTAGAGTTCTCAACGACGACCCGACACTAAGTGTTAAAGAATCAACCAAACATCGAATCCTTGAAGTAGCTGAGCAGCTTGAATACATTGCAAGCAGTACAAAGAAATCTGTTCCAGCTTCTAGCCGAAAGTTGAGTTTTGTGGCGATTTATCACTACGAGTTAACGGCCGAAGTCAATGATCCTTACTACCTATCGATAAGACATGGCATTGAAACTCAGTGCGACAAACTCGGAGTCTCATTAGTTAACTGTTACGAAGGCAAAATAGAGAAAACATTAGCCGATGTAGATGGCGTACTTCTGATTGGTCGCAACAATGAAGAAGTTATCGAGCGGGCAAAACAGCTGACCAATAACATCTGCTTTATTGACTGTAGCGATCCGAAAGGGAAATTTGACTCCGTCGATATCGACCTCACCAAAATTAGTCGCGAAGTAACAGACTACTTTATCGAGCAAGGCTATAACCGTATTGGCTTTATTGGTGGACAAGATACCCCAGATATTGCTGACATTCGCGAGAAGGCATTTGTTGAGTATGGCTTACTTAAAAACGTAGTGAACCCAAATGATATCTATCGCGGAGAGTTTTCCAGCGCTTCTGGTTACCAACTCGCAACTGAAATGCTCAAAGAAAGTAGCCACCCACAAGCGCTGTTTATTGCCTCCGACTCCATCGCTATCGGTGTCTTACGTGCCATACACGAACATAGCCTACAAGTTCCAAAAGACATCGCGTTAATTAGCGTCAACGACATTCCCACAGCTAAGTTTACCTTTCCTTCTCTATCCACTGTACGAATTCACTCGGAAATGATGGGCATTCAAGGCGTCAACCTACTACTGGAAAAAGATCGTGATGGGCGTGAGTTACCTATCAAAGTGTTTGTTCCTAGCGAGTTGATACTGCGCGACAGTACACTATAG
- a CDS encoding amino acid permease has product MSDSTRSTIGKFALLSMTLAAVFNVRNIVNNNIELGLSSAPIFLFATVVYFIPFVFIIAEFVSANKNSESGMYDWLKQPLGTKAAYMGSFLYWFVNLFWFISLLPNVIAYASYAMLGYEYTFSPMVTSIISIVLFACATHISTKGASWLGKISEMVAYGVFALFAIYVLGALFALSGDHTPAEPITLTAMTPTINWATLGIMCWIFQAAGGAETAAAYLNDVKGGQKSFIKVIITAGVAIGIMYAVGSLLVNVFVARGDLTYAGGMVEIFTGMASYFHMSEALVGRFVGIVLFIAMFGSMMMWTAAPVKIHFSEIPKGVYGEKTTELNQHGVPVRAAWWQFVFVFVMLVVNGFGSESVQQMMNTAINLTAGTAMLPPIFIMVAYFVFRWKHDDTPREFKMGSRKVGMSIVSVLILIFVVSMTASAFPAGVDLVKAFFINVFMTAVFAGLAYWWISRFEKKQHKADTPAENPVGIS; this is encoded by the coding sequence ATGTCTGATTCCACTCGCAGCACAATTGGCAAATTTGCTTTGCTTTCTATGACGTTAGCAGCAGTGTTCAATGTGCGAAATATCGTAAATAACAATATCGAGCTCGGCCTTAGCTCGGCACCTATATTTCTGTTTGCGACCGTTGTTTATTTTATTCCGTTTGTTTTTATTATCGCTGAATTTGTTTCTGCCAATAAAAACTCTGAGTCAGGAATGTATGACTGGTTAAAGCAACCACTTGGCACTAAAGCGGCCTACATGGGCTCCTTCTTGTACTGGTTTGTAAACCTGTTTTGGTTTATCTCTCTACTGCCCAATGTCATCGCCTACGCTTCTTACGCGATGCTGGGATACGAATACACTTTCTCACCGATGGTCACGTCCATCATCTCCATTGTTTTATTCGCCTGCGCAACACATATCTCAACCAAAGGCGCAAGCTGGTTAGGCAAGATATCGGAAATGGTTGCCTACGGCGTATTTGCGCTGTTCGCCATTTATGTATTAGGCGCACTGTTCGCGTTAAGCGGCGACCACACTCCAGCAGAGCCTATTACCCTCACAGCAATGACACCAACCATTAACTGGGCAACGCTTGGCATTATGTGTTGGATCTTCCAAGCCGCAGGTGGCGCCGAAACTGCAGCGGCCTATCTTAACGATGTTAAAGGCGGTCAAAAATCGTTTATCAAAGTGATTATCACAGCAGGCGTCGCCATCGGTATCATGTATGCGGTAGGCTCATTGCTTGTTAATGTTTTCGTTGCTCGCGGTGATTTAACCTACGCCGGAGGAATGGTTGAAATCTTTACTGGAATGGCCAGCTATTTCCATATGTCTGAAGCATTAGTCGGACGCTTCGTAGGTATCGTGCTATTTATCGCCATGTTTGGTTCTATGATGATGTGGACAGCGGCACCAGTGAAAATCCACTTCTCTGAAATTCCTAAAGGCGTGTACGGCGAAAAAACTACAGAGCTTAATCAGCACGGCGTGCCTGTGAGAGCAGCTTGGTGGCAATTTGTTTTTGTGTTCGTAATGTTAGTGGTAAACGGCTTTGGCTCAGAGTCTGTGCAGCAGATGATGAATACGGCAATCAACCTAACAGCGGGCACTGCTATGCTTCCGCCAATTTTCATCATGGTTGCGTACTTTGTTTTCCGCTGGAAACATGACGATACACCACGTGAGTTTAAAATGGGTTCACGCAAAGTCGGCATGAGTATTGTGTCGGTGTTAATACTGATCTTCGTAGTCAGTATGACTGCTTCCGCTTTCCCTGCTGGAGTTGACCTCGTCAAAGCCTTCTTCATCAACGTATTCATGACAGCCGTCTTCGCTGGCCTGGCTTACTGGTGGATATCTCGATTCGAAAAAAAGCAACACAAGGCTGATACACCAGCAGAAAATCCTGTTGGTATTTCCTAA
- a CDS encoding two component system response regulator: MNLCQNKKTRLLVVDDHVLISDGIKNLLSPFSGIEVVGQVENGLDAYSACQTLSPDLILMDLNLPGMRGVDAIRRVMNRWPDMRILCITAISEEYKVREALDAGAKGYVLKNSNQQTLLSAIEAVVHNREFIDPSLNVDLVNTVVGEDNSASASLTPRETQILKLISEGLKNREIAEKLVISLKTVETHRLNLMRKLEAHNAAELVHWARRIGI, encoded by the coding sequence ATGAATTTATGTCAGAACAAAAAAACCAGACTGCTCGTTGTTGATGATCATGTACTTATTTCTGATGGAATTAAAAACCTACTTTCTCCATTTTCTGGAATTGAAGTTGTAGGCCAGGTAGAAAATGGTTTAGATGCATACTCTGCATGCCAAACTCTTTCACCAGACCTCATCTTAATGGATCTAAATCTACCAGGAATGCGAGGCGTAGATGCAATTCGTCGAGTTATGAATCGTTGGCCAGATATGCGGATACTATGTATCACAGCAATATCTGAAGAGTACAAGGTAAGAGAGGCGCTTGATGCTGGTGCCAAAGGCTATGTATTAAAAAACAGCAATCAACAAACTCTGCTTAGTGCTATTGAGGCGGTAGTACACAATCGAGAGTTTATCGATCCTTCGTTAAATGTTGACTTGGTCAATACCGTTGTTGGAGAAGACAATTCGGCTTCTGCATCTTTAACACCGAGAGAAACTCAAATTCTAAAATTGATTAGCGAAGGGCTTAAAAATAGGGAAATCGCAGAAAAACTGGTGATCAGTTTGAAAACGGTTGAAACCCATCGGCTGAATTTGATGCGAAAACTTGAAGCACATAATGCTGCTGAACTTGTACATTGGGCTCGCCGAATCGGTATTTAG
- the amt gene encoding ammonium transporter — protein MTRGKMVEPGVAYLVEMQNIMWVIFCAGSVFLMQAGFCFLEAGSVRSKNSINVAAKNFCDFCIASALFWVAGFAIMYGSFDNGFSHSYFVLEGINSPALLAFFIFQLVFCGTAATIMSGAISERASFSAYLCITLFISAIIYPFFGRWVWHGTIEGTSLGWLSQLGFVDFAGGSVVHSLAGWASLAAVLVIGPRVGRFTKGVPAIQGHNIPMATVGTLILWFGWFGFNAGSTFKLDNSIPLILINTLISASFGSLAILILSYVRHKKPNVLDILNGALAGLVSITAGCNAVTPSQAAIIGLAGGAIYLLGCKLLDTYQVDDVVKVVPVHGFCGAWGTLCVALFGDPVILSTGLSFLEQTWVQVLGIATCFFWTFLPTYGFLKFINRFVPLRVSLEDEIRGLNVSEHNANTEVVELLSAMELHKKKGSFHSKVHEEPHTEVGQIAREYNRVLAIASEEIDSRIKANEELEQSFKRLQDTQSQLVESEKMASLGGLVASITHEVKTPMGVSLTASTFLKEEVDDIVKRYQSGELSESGLEQFFDSAKESSDIIHININRATDLIKSFKEMSVDQASEKYRQFDLKQYIQKVLTSMQPQFRKTQYQIDFSCPDGLIVYTHPGALSQIVSSFLMNSLYHGFEGRSEGVVEINANLIDHNIVIEYSDNGVGISKQNLERIFEPFYTTKHGKGGSGLGLHIVYNIVTNTLGGTINCESEVNKFTRFSVSFPDADMP, from the coding sequence ATGACGAGAGGAAAAATGGTGGAACCTGGCGTAGCATATCTAGTTGAAATGCAAAATATTATGTGGGTAATATTTTGTGCTGGAAGCGTGTTTCTTATGCAGGCTGGCTTTTGTTTCCTTGAAGCAGGCTCAGTTCGTTCAAAAAATAGCATCAATGTTGCCGCTAAGAACTTCTGTGATTTTTGCATCGCCTCTGCGCTATTTTGGGTTGCGGGTTTTGCCATCATGTATGGCTCATTTGATAACGGTTTTTCTCATAGTTATTTTGTACTTGAAGGTATCAACTCCCCTGCTCTTCTCGCCTTTTTCATTTTCCAGCTGGTGTTTTGCGGCACCGCTGCGACGATAATGTCTGGCGCGATTTCTGAACGAGCAAGCTTTTCTGCTTATCTTTGTATTACCCTATTTATCTCTGCCATTATTTACCCTTTCTTTGGACGTTGGGTGTGGCATGGCACCATCGAAGGGACATCCCTTGGCTGGTTGAGCCAGCTAGGTTTCGTTGACTTTGCCGGTGGTAGTGTCGTCCACTCGCTTGCTGGATGGGCATCACTGGCTGCAGTTCTGGTAATTGGGCCAAGAGTGGGCCGGTTTACTAAAGGCGTTCCGGCGATACAAGGGCACAACATTCCAATGGCAACGGTTGGAACACTGATTCTTTGGTTTGGTTGGTTTGGTTTTAATGCTGGCAGTACTTTTAAACTCGACAACAGCATTCCGCTTATTCTTATCAATACCTTAATTTCTGCCAGCTTTGGCTCTTTAGCAATCCTAATCTTGAGCTATGTACGGCACAAGAAACCAAATGTGTTGGATATTCTTAACGGAGCCTTGGCCGGCCTAGTCAGTATTACCGCTGGCTGCAATGCCGTAACGCCTTCTCAAGCCGCAATTATAGGATTAGCTGGAGGAGCAATATATTTGCTCGGCTGTAAGCTGCTTGATACGTATCAAGTAGACGACGTAGTCAAAGTTGTGCCCGTTCATGGCTTCTGTGGGGCGTGGGGAACACTCTGCGTCGCTCTGTTTGGCGACCCTGTAATCTTGAGCACTGGGCTCAGCTTTCTTGAGCAAACTTGGGTTCAAGTTCTCGGCATCGCCACCTGTTTCTTTTGGACATTTCTACCAACTTACGGTTTCTTGAAGTTCATCAACCGATTCGTTCCGCTAAGAGTAAGCCTAGAAGATGAAATTCGGGGTCTGAACGTCTCTGAGCATAATGCAAACACAGAAGTCGTTGAGTTGCTTTCAGCAATGGAACTACATAAAAAAAAAGGTAGTTTTCACTCCAAGGTCCATGAAGAGCCCCACACAGAAGTAGGTCAAATCGCCCGAGAATATAATCGCGTACTTGCCATTGCTTCCGAAGAAATAGATAGTCGAATAAAAGCAAACGAAGAGCTGGAACAATCTTTCAAGCGCTTACAAGACACTCAATCCCAACTCGTAGAATCCGAGAAAATGGCATCGCTAGGAGGCTTGGTTGCAAGCATCACCCATGAAGTTAAAACACCGATGGGTGTGAGCCTAACAGCTTCTACATTTTTGAAAGAGGAAGTGGATGACATAGTAAAACGCTACCAAAGTGGGGAGTTATCAGAATCTGGCCTCGAGCAGTTTTTTGATAGCGCGAAGGAAAGCAGCGACATCATACATATCAACATCAATAGGGCTACAGATCTCATCAAGAGTTTTAAAGAGATGTCTGTGGATCAAGCGTCAGAGAAGTATCGTCAATTCGACTTAAAACAGTACATACAAAAAGTACTCACGAGCATGCAGCCGCAATTTCGCAAAACTCAGTATCAAATCGACTTTTCCTGTCCTGACGGGTTAATCGTCTACACCCACCCCGGAGCACTATCTCAAATCGTTTCAAGCTTTTTGATGAACTCTCTATATCACGGATTTGAAGGCAGAAGCGAAGGGGTCGTTGAGATCAATGCCAACCTCATCGATCACAATATAGTCATAGAGTACAGCGACAATGGAGTTGGGATTTCAAAACAAAATTTAGAGCGAATTTTTGAGCCATTTTACACTACAAAACATGGCAAAGGAGGTAGTGGCTTGGGGCTTCATATCGTCTACAACATTGTTACCAACACCCTAGGTGGCACGATCAACTGTGAAAGTGAAGTCAATAAATTCACTCGCTTTAGCGTAAGCTTTCCAGATGCGGACATGCCTTAA
- a CDS encoding beta-galactosidase subunit beta, with protein MYILDSLQQFQTVYRDGKKWNRCIEAIENIGNIKANVMYSIGDSLVYMLTNGDTPPCEDFIGNRRYFDIHYYLEGSETIEFNHKKLLSETRSYSDETDREYLQGSGSQVSLRAGQIAVFDNSKAYRFLASDNVRKVILKVTVEDGCFLNK; from the coding sequence ATGTACATATTAGATAGCTTACAACAGTTCCAGACCGTGTACCGAGATGGAAAGAAATGGAATCGCTGCATTGAGGCCATTGAAAACATAGGCAATATAAAAGCTAACGTTATGTATTCAATCGGTGACTCACTCGTATACATGCTAACCAATGGCGACACACCACCTTGTGAAGACTTCATTGGTAATCGCCGCTACTTTGACATTCATTACTACCTAGAAGGCAGTGAAACAATCGAGTTCAATCACAAAAAGCTTTTGAGTGAAACTCGTAGCTATTCAGATGAAACTGATCGTGAGTATTTACAAGGCTCAGGCTCCCAAGTCTCTTTGCGGGCAGGTCAAATCGCAGTGTTTGATAACAGCAAGGCGTATCGGTTCTTAGCAAGCGATAACGTTAGGAAAGTGATATTGAAAGTCACGGTAGAAGATGGCTGCTTCCTAAATAAATAA
- the ebgA gene encoding beta-galactosidase subunit alpha codes for MNNWENIHKQHENRLPPRAYFFSYDSIERARTFQRDLSQHFLSLSGQWRFQYFSNPLLVPDSFYRELSSEWGTISVPSMWQMQGHGELQYTDEGFPFPIDVPYVPSDNPTGAYQRAFFLAENWKDQQTIIKFDGVETYFEVYVNGHYVGFSKGSRLTAEFDLTDFVQQGENLLSVRVMQWADSTYIEDQDMWWTAGIFREVYLLGRNKVHLQDLTIRTDFSDDYQSATLSCSALLENTSDSHASGYRVEYQLLDKSKLLQSGTIDAISVDGTTPLSFAIDVVNPKQWNSESPYLYELLILVKDASGQLIEVVPQRVGFRDIKVRNGLFYVNNHYVMLHGVNRHDNDHRAGRAVGMDRVETDLVLMKQHNINAVRTAHYPNDPRFYELCDIYGLFVMAETDVETHGFANVGDLSRITDDPEWEDVFVDRAVRHVHAQKNHPSIIMWSLGNESGYGCNIRSMYQATKAIDDTRLVHYEEDRDAEVVDVISTMYSRVQQMNSFGEYPHPKPRIICEYAHAMGNGPGGLNEYQNVFYKHDHIQGHFVWEWCDHGILAHDEKGTPFYKYGGDFNDYPNNYNFCMDGLIYPDQTPSQGLREYKQVIAPVKISAVDSQAGLFTIQNRQWFTNLDDYSIIATVRAEGDTVTSSRIKIEDLAANSEREFTVQIPDLDSREAFINFAVVRDNQTPYSDANHSIANYQFQLKQNTAAAIPFSNSNATTLEVVESQLSYEIYGYNFRLSFSKVNGKLTSWQVDDKEIIQQEPKLNFFKPVIDNHRQEYDDLWHPNHLQIMQEHFRALTVDTDNNLVTVTVNSIIAPPVFDFGMRCQYQYQISTNGHVNVQLSGSRYGDFPHIIPTIGFEIGISKDFSNISYYGRGPDENYQDSQQANFIDVFDTNVADLFVNYPFPQNNGNRQNIRWTSLTDNHGVGLFIKPNQELNLSASHYTNQVLHEAQHSNELVESSYITLNLDHKLMGLGSNSWGSEVLDSYRVHMEAFQYGFALVPFNSSNSSASSMAKFDFSNDVFNTAKANED; via the coding sequence GTGAATAACTGGGAAAACATTCATAAGCAACATGAAAACAGGCTGCCACCAAGGGCATATTTCTTTTCTTATGATTCAATAGAGCGAGCGCGAACGTTTCAGCGCGATTTGAGCCAACACTTCCTATCCCTTAGCGGGCAATGGCGCTTTCAGTATTTCTCGAATCCGTTGCTTGTTCCCGATTCTTTCTATCGTGAGCTATCAAGCGAATGGGGCACGATATCCGTTCCAAGTATGTGGCAAATGCAAGGACACGGTGAACTGCAATACACCGACGAAGGTTTCCCCTTCCCAATTGATGTTCCCTACGTTCCAAGTGATAACCCGACCGGAGCGTATCAGAGAGCGTTTTTCCTAGCGGAAAACTGGAAAGATCAACAAACCATCATTAAGTTTGATGGTGTCGAGACTTACTTCGAAGTCTATGTGAATGGTCACTATGTCGGTTTTAGTAAAGGCAGCCGTTTAACCGCAGAGTTTGATCTCACTGACTTTGTCCAACAAGGCGAAAACTTGCTGAGCGTCAGAGTGATGCAGTGGGCTGACTCTACCTACATTGAAGATCAAGACATGTGGTGGACGGCTGGCATTTTCCGAGAAGTTTATTTGCTTGGAAGAAACAAGGTTCACCTGCAAGATCTCACTATCCGCACAGACTTCTCTGATGATTATCAAAGTGCAACGCTTTCTTGTAGTGCGCTGCTTGAAAACACCAGTGACTCTCATGCTTCTGGTTATAGGGTTGAATACCAGCTTTTGGATAAGTCTAAGCTACTGCAATCCGGTACTATCGATGCCATTTCAGTGGACGGTACTACCCCGCTCTCATTTGCTATCGACGTGGTCAACCCAAAGCAATGGAACAGTGAGTCTCCATACCTTTATGAACTACTCATTTTAGTCAAAGATGCCAGCGGCCAGCTGATTGAAGTGGTTCCTCAGCGCGTCGGATTCCGAGATATTAAAGTTCGTAACGGTCTTTTCTACGTCAACAATCACTATGTCATGCTGCATGGCGTAAACCGTCATGACAACGATCACCGAGCTGGCAGAGCTGTCGGTATGGATCGCGTCGAAACAGACTTAGTGTTGATGAAGCAGCACAATATCAATGCCGTTCGAACCGCCCACTACCCAAATGATCCCCGATTCTACGAACTGTGCGACATCTATGGCTTGTTCGTTATGGCAGAAACCGATGTTGAAACCCATGGTTTCGCCAATGTTGGTGATCTAAGTCGAATTACCGACGATCCTGAATGGGAAGACGTATTTGTTGATCGTGCAGTTCGCCATGTTCACGCACAGAAAAACCACCCTTCCATTATTATGTGGTCGCTTGGCAATGAGTCTGGTTACGGCTGCAATATTCGCTCGATGTATCAAGCGACAAAAGCAATTGATGACACTCGTTTAGTTCACTATGAAGAAGACCGAGATGCAGAAGTCGTAGATGTCATTTCCACCATGTATTCTCGTGTTCAGCAAATGAATAGCTTCGGCGAATATCCTCACCCGAAACCACGCATTATTTGCGAGTATGCTCATGCCATGGGTAACGGTCCGGGTGGCTTAAATGAATATCAAAATGTCTTTTACAAACATGACCACATCCAAGGGCATTTTGTTTGGGAATGGTGTGACCATGGAATTTTAGCACACGACGAAAAAGGCACGCCGTTCTACAAATATGGAGGAGACTTTAACGATTATCCAAACAACTACAACTTCTGCATGGATGGACTTATCTATCCAGATCAAACGCCTAGCCAAGGTTTGCGAGAGTATAAGCAGGTTATCGCGCCAGTTAAGATCTCAGCCGTAGACTCACAAGCAGGTCTATTCACCATCCAAAACAGGCAGTGGTTTACTAACCTTGACGACTATTCAATTATTGCGACTGTTCGCGCAGAAGGCGATACAGTAACAAGCTCTCGAATAAAAATTGAAGATCTAGCAGCCAACAGCGAACGGGAGTTTACTGTCCAAATACCGGATCTCGATAGCCGAGAAGCCTTTATCAACTTTGCTGTCGTGCGAGACAACCAAACACCATATAGCGACGCCAACCACTCTATCGCGAACTATCAGTTTCAGTTGAAGCAAAATACTGCCGCTGCTATACCATTTTCCAATAGCAATGCGACAACATTGGAAGTGGTAGAAAGCCAGCTTAGCTACGAGATCTATGGTTACAACTTCCGCTTAAGCTTTTCCAAGGTCAATGGCAAGCTCACATCATGGCAAGTCGATGATAAAGAGATCATTCAGCAAGAACCTAAACTGAACTTCTTTAAACCTGTTATCGATAACCACAGACAGGAGTACGACGACCTTTGGCATCCAAATCACTTGCAAATTATGCAAGAGCACTTTAGAGCATTAACTGTCGATACTGATAACAATCTTGTCACTGTGACAGTCAACAGCATTATCGCACCACCTGTTTTTGATTTTGGTATGCGCTGCCAATACCAGTATCAAATTAGTACTAACGGTCATGTTAACGTACAACTAAGCGGTAGTCGTTACGGTGATTTTCCACATATCATCCCTACGATTGGTTTCGAGATAGGCATCAGCAAGGACTTCTCGAACATTTCCTACTATGGTCGCGGACCAGATGAAAACTACCAAGACAGCCAACAAGCGAATTTTATCGATGTGTTTGATACCAATGTGGCTGATCTGTTTGTGAACTACCCATTCCCACAAAACAATGGCAACCGCCAGAATATCCGCTGGACATCACTAACGGATAATCATGGAGTTGGCCTGTTCATAAAACCCAATCAAGAGCTAAACCTTAGCGCTTCACATTATACCAATCAGGTACTTCATGAAGCTCAGCACAGCAACGAACTTGTTGAAAGCAGTTACATAACACTGAATTTAGATCACAAGCTAATGGGCTTAGGTTCTAACTCATGGGGAAGTGAAGTACTCGACTCATATCGGGTTCATATGGAAGCGTTTCAGTACGGCTTTGCATTGGTTCCATTCAATTCTTCAAACAGCAGTGCAAGCTCAATGGCCAAGTTTGATTTTTCAAATGATGTTTTCAATACAGCCAAAGCTAACGAGGACTAG